A single Oncorhynchus kisutch isolate 150728-3 linkage group LG19, Okis_V2, whole genome shotgun sequence DNA region contains:
- the neurog1 gene encoding neurogenin-1: MCTAMETVYSDMDSSSCDYFTHDDEDSCSSMHASSPSSSIGKPASPASDSQGPCATDMGQKKRRRGRARNEATVHVVKKNRRVKANDRERNRMHSLNDALETLRTVLPAFPDDSKLTKIETLRFAHNYIWALSETIRIADIEQRQNKSRADASLLLPSPCVIDAPSPGSDACSWSSSASSSSSSPSYCTSSPSSPATHDDYGCFQTDVLQYSYHNFVPGMSY, encoded by the coding sequence ATGTGCACCGCAATGGAGACCGTTTACTCTGACATGGACAGTTCGAGCTGCGACTACTTTACGCACGATGACGAAGACTCGTGCAGCAGCATGCACGCTTCCTCCCCGTCATCCTCGATCGGCAAGCCCGCCTCCCCTGCTAGCGACAGCCAGGGCCCGTGCGCTACCGATATGGGACAGAAGAAGAGACGCAGAGGCAGAGCGAGGAATGAAGCCACCGTGCACGTGGTGAAGAAGAACCGGCGCGTAAAGGCAAACGACCGCGAGAGAAACAGAATGCACAGCCTGAATGACGCTTTAGAGACCCTCCGGACCGTTCTACCGGCGTTCCCCGATGACAGCAAACTCACCAAGATCGAGACTCTGCGCTTCGCTCACAACTACATCTGGGCGCTCTCCGAGACCATACGCATCGCGGACATTGAACAGCGCCAAAACAAATCACGGGCTGATGCGTCTCTCTTGCTTCCCAGCCCGTGCGTGATTGACGCCCCGAGTCCGGGCAGTGATGCATGCTCCTGGAGCTCCAGcgcgtcctcctcttcctcctctccgtCTTATTGCACTTCAAGCCCCAGCAGCCCAGCCACCCATGATGACTATGGATGTTTCCAGACTGATGTTCTACAGTACAGCTATCACAACTTTGTACCAGGCATGTCCTACTAA